In Desulfuromonadales bacterium, one genomic interval encodes:
- a CDS encoding helix-hairpin-helix domain-containing protein, with translation MNNHLKELQKLNGIGKVLAQRLVEHSYDTIAKVAAAQEKGLDRIAGLHPKKVRAIVAQAREMTGEAEKGRHTWLEGKGEGKVHQASAGGHRDQDQ, from the coding sequence ATGAACAATCACTTGAAAGAACTGCAAAAACTTAATGGAATTGGGAAAGTCCTGGCGCAGCGACTGGTCGAACACAGCTACGACACCATCGCCAAGGTGGCTGCTGCACAAGAAAAAGGGTTGGATCGGATTGCCGGTCTGCACCCGAAAAAGGTGCGGGCTATCGTCGCCCAGGCCAGAGAGATGACGGGAGAAGCCGAAAAAGGTCGGCACACCTGGCTGGAGGGTAAAGGCGAGGGCAAAGTCCATCAAGCCTCCGCTGGCGGGCATCGCGACCAGGATCAGTAA
- a CDS encoding alpha/beta hydrolase: MMDYITVGKEKATRINLFYKDWGSGQPVVFSHGWPLSADAWEDQMLFLGAHGYRCIAHDRRGHGRSSQPWDGNDMNTYADDLAALVDALDLKNAIHVGHSTGGGEVARYIGRFGTKRVAKAVLIGAVTPLMLKTAANPGGLPMAVFDEIRAGVLADRSQFFKDLATPFYGANRPGAKVSQGLRDSFWLQGMMAGFKGVFDCIKAFSETDFTKDLEKFDVPTLILHGDDDQIVPIGASALLASKVVKSATLKIYPGAPHGMCSTLKDQVNEDLLAFIKA; encoded by the coding sequence ATGATGGATTACATAACGGTCGGGAAAGAAAAAGCAACCCGCATCAACCTCTTCTATAAGGACTGGGGCAGTGGACAGCCCGTGGTCTTCAGCCATGGCTGGCCGCTGAGCGCGGACGCCTGGGAAGACCAGATGCTGTTTCTGGGTGCTCACGGATACCGCTGCATTGCCCATGACCGCCGCGGCCATGGCCGATCGAGCCAGCCATGGGATGGCAACGACATGAATACCTACGCCGACGACCTCGCGGCGCTCGTTGACGCGCTCGACCTGAAGAACGCGATCCATGTCGGCCACTCCACAGGGGGCGGCGAAGTCGCCCGCTATATCGGCCGCTTTGGTACGAAACGCGTGGCCAAGGCCGTGCTGATCGGCGCGGTGACACCGCTGATGCTGAAGACGGCCGCTAATCCCGGCGGCCTGCCGATGGCGGTCTTCGACGAGATCCGCGCCGGCGTCCTCGCCGACCGTTCGCAGTTCTTCAAGGACCTGGCCACGCCGTTCTACGGCGCCAACCGGCCGGGCGCCAAGGTCTCGCAGGGCCTTCGGGATTCGTTCTGGCTCCAGGGGATGATGGCCGGCTTCAAAGGGGTCTTCGATTGCATCAAGGCCTTCTCCGAAACGGACTTCACGAAGGATCTCGAGAAATTCGACGTACCGACGCTGATCCTGCACGGCGACGACGACCAGATCGTACCGATCGGCGCCTCGGCCCTGCTCGCGTCCAAGGTCGTCAAAAGTGCCACGCTGAAGATTTATCCAGGCGCACCACACGGCATGTGCTCGACCCTCAAGGACCAGGTCAACGAGGATCTGCTCGCGTTCATCAAGGCGTAG
- a CDS encoding FAD-dependent oxidoreductase — protein sequence MAKERLVVIGGDAAGMSAASQAKRRRPELEIVVFERSPHTSFSAUGIPYYVGRVVDAKEKLIIRTPEAFRERDGIDARVLHEVEEIDAAGSKVHVRDLKSGKSAWEPYDQLLIATGAVPTCPDLPGADAVDICGVSTLESGLEIRRRLDKGGMKKGVVVGGGYIGLEMAEALVMNGLEVSLISRPPQVMGTLDEDMGALVSQALRDVGVSLYLEETLTEFETTAGKVSGIVTDKRTLPADIVILGLGVHPNTALAAAAGIPLGEEGSIRVNERMETGVAGIWAAGDCAESFHLVSRRPFYIALGTVANRHGRVAGINLGGGYATFPGVVGTAVTKICQVEVARTGLQEKELRNLGIEWVSAVIKSRTKAGYFPGAGEITVKVLAERGSGRLLGGQIVGMEGSAKRIDTLATALHAGFTVEEMINLDLGYAPPFSPVWDPVVIAAREAAKKL from the coding sequence ATGGCCAAAGAGAGACTGGTCGTCATCGGCGGAGATGCCGCGGGGATGAGCGCCGCCTCCCAGGCGAAGCGTCGCCGGCCCGAGTTGGAGATCGTCGTCTTCGAGCGGAGCCCCCACACCTCCTTTTCCGCCTGAGGGATTCCCTACTACGTCGGCCGGGTCGTCGACGCGAAAGAAAAGCTCATTATCCGCACCCCGGAAGCGTTCAGGGAGCGGGATGGAATCGACGCGCGAGTTCTGCACGAGGTGGAGGAGATCGATGCTGCGGGGAGCAAGGTGCATGTCCGCGATCTGAAAAGCGGCAAATCGGCGTGGGAGCCATATGACCAGCTCCTGATTGCCACCGGCGCGGTTCCTACCTGCCCTGACCTCCCCGGTGCCGATGCCGTCGACATCTGCGGAGTAAGCACCCTCGAAAGCGGCCTGGAAATTCGCCGGCGTCTCGACAAGGGGGGTATGAAAAAGGGGGTTGTCGTCGGCGGTGGCTACATCGGCCTGGAGATGGCGGAAGCCCTGGTGATGAATGGCCTGGAGGTTTCCCTGATCAGCAGGCCACCTCAGGTGATGGGGACCCTCGATGAGGACATGGGGGCACTGGTATCCCAGGCACTGCGCGATGTCGGGGTCAGCCTGTATCTGGAGGAGACGCTCACGGAGTTCGAGACAACGGCCGGGAAGGTGTCAGGGATCGTCACCGACAAGCGTACCCTGCCGGCCGACATCGTGATCCTTGGCCTCGGGGTGCACCCCAACACGGCGCTTGCCGCGGCGGCCGGCATCCCCCTTGGGGAGGAAGGGTCGATCCGGGTGAACGAACGGATGGAAACCGGAGTTGCCGGTATCTGGGCAGCAGGCGATTGCGCCGAGTCGTTCCATCTGGTGAGCCGCAGACCTTTCTATATCGCCCTCGGCACTGTCGCCAACCGCCATGGGCGGGTAGCGGGCATCAATCTGGGAGGTGGCTACGCCACGTTTCCCGGGGTAGTGGGAACAGCCGTCACGAAAATATGTCAAGTGGAAGTCGCCCGTACCGGCCTCCAGGAAAAGGAGCTCAGGAACCTGGGCATCGAGTGGGTCAGCGCTGTTATCAAGAGTCGCACCAAGGCTGGATACTTTCCCGGCGCAGGGGAAATAACCGTAAAGGTACTGGCCGAAAGAGGCAGCGGCCGCCTGCTGGGGGGCCAGATTGTCGGGATGGAAGGTTCGGCCAAGCGGATAGACACCCTGGCAACCGCTCTTCATGCCGGTTTTACGGTGGAGGAGATGATTAATCTCGACCTTGGCTACGCTCCCCCCTTTTCGCCCGTCTGGGACCCGGTCGTGATCGCTGCCCGTGAAGCGGCCAAGAAGCTCTGA
- a CDS encoding DedA family protein, protein MLEYLISFVGSLGPWGYLVLFLVLVVECQAVLGLAMPGESLVLVGGFFAGQGVLDPVVLIAVISIAAILGDSIGYGLGRQLGRQWLVKHGMRFGLRQEHLDRVDGLFAKHGGKAAFGSHFLHLLRPLMPFVAGDRRMRYQKFLLFNALGCIAWASVYVSLGYGAGGSWRIAAEWVGFTGKLVGSGLLLTVALVWLWRWRGRRSIRA, encoded by the coding sequence ATGCTCGAATATCTGATCAGTTTTGTCGGCTCCCTCGGTCCCTGGGGTTACCTTGTGCTCTTTCTTGTCCTGGTGGTGGAATGCCAGGCAGTGCTGGGCCTGGCCATGCCCGGTGAGAGCCTGGTGCTGGTGGGAGGCTTCTTTGCGGGACAAGGAGTGCTCGATCCAGTGGTCCTCATCGCTGTGATCTCCATCGCTGCAATCCTGGGCGACAGCATCGGCTACGGACTGGGGCGACAGCTGGGACGACAATGGCTGGTGAAACATGGGATGCGGTTTGGGCTGCGCCAGGAACACCTTGACCGCGTTGATGGTTTATTCGCGAAACATGGAGGCAAGGCCGCTTTCGGCAGTCATTTCCTGCATCTGTTGCGGCCATTGATGCCCTTCGTCGCGGGTGACCGCCGCATGCGCTATCAGAAGTTCCTCCTCTTCAATGCGCTGGGATGCATCGCCTGGGCGAGTGTTTATGTCTCGCTTGGCTATGGTGCAGGGGGGAGTTGGCGGATAGCCGCGGAATGGGTCGGATTCACCGGCAAGCTTGTCGGCAGCGGGCTGCTGCTCACCGTCGCCCTGGTCTGGCTTTGGCGCTGGCGGGGGCGGCGGAGCATCCGCGCGTAA